One Aegilops tauschii subsp. strangulata cultivar AL8/78 chromosome 7, Aet v6.0, whole genome shotgun sequence genomic window carries:
- the LOC141027729 gene encoding uncharacterized protein, with protein sequence MEDCGLEFLLDAVDRFPLREEFAVSLYHPDPVPLAFLPESLANGGGPADSNNGSGSGQQICSAVHEITNRIVRLRPDASPTRSGQSTDRVNPQAPGWTKREVVKLRKYLTTHHTTAKREKWCRVVYEVSVVSEDQPKFTCECGKFEHRGMLCCHVLRVMDVLHLEEIPVKHIVKRWTKHARDILPEYLVQHSRLCMKAIEVVRMGDASADSFEHMYAGLNVLLVSGAPYAEKMDGLGLEDHLHICPQVDYWQMGRLYFLEVLQHLPA encoded by the exons ATGGAAGATTGTGGGCTTGAGTTCTTGCTCGATGCCGTGGACAG GTTCCCTCTCCGGGAGGAATTTGCCGTCAGCTTGTATCACCCGGATCCGGTGCCACTAGCCTTTCTGCCGGAGAGCTTGGCCAACGGTGGAGGCCCGGCGGACTCAAACAATGGTTCTGGTAGCGGGCAACAGATCTGTAGCGCTGTCCACGAGATAACAAACAGGATCGTGCGCCTTCGTCCGGATGCTTCTCCTACTCGGTCTGGGCAGTCAACTGACAGGGTCAACCCGCAAGCCCCCGGCTGGACGAAAAG GGAGGTAGTGAAATTGAGGAAATACCTGACAACACACCACACTACAGCTAAACGAGAGAAATGGTGTAGAGTTGTGTACGAAGTTTCAGTTGTAAGCGAGGATCAGCCAAAGTTCACTTGTGAGTGTGGGAAGTTCGAGCACAGGGGGATGTTATGCTGCCATGTGTTAAGG GTAATGGATGTTCTTCATTTGGAGGAGATCCCTGTGAAGCATATTGTGAAGAGGTGGACCAAGCATGCAAGGGACATACTACCTGAATACCTGGTTCA GCACTCGAGACTATGCATGAAAGCTATAGAAGTAGTGCGGATGGGCGATGCCAGCGCGGACTCATTTGAGCACATGTATGCTGGTCTGAATGTTTTGCTGGTTAGTGGTGCACCTTACGCAGAGAAGATGGATGGTTTGGGTTTAGAGGACCATTTGCACATTTGCCCACAGGTAGATTACTGGCAAATGGGGAGGTTGTATTTCTTGGAGGTTCTGCAGCATCTGCCGGCATGA